Proteins encoded by one window of Thalassoglobus sp. JC818:
- a CDS encoding AAA family ATPase, which produces METGKSQELGPSLLRQLKESDADGRNDCDLIETHISWVVLAGNRGWKIKKPVDLGFADFSTLELRKHFCEEELRLNSRLAPEIYRRVVPITGTVDQPEVDGSGEIIDYAVEMQRFPVGRILSEMIGTAQVENRHFETLAEDVAEFHQSVLIARTDSKFGSPEKVWTPVAENFEQLKLRISEEPSLKVLDRVEQEAEREWQSLEKLVSERKQEGFIRECHGDMHLGNMVLLNDRVRIFDGIDFNEELRWIDVICEAAFVVMDLDHLGRSQAAMLFLNKYCEETGDYHGLRLLSFYASYLAMVRAKVAAIRRTQQVEDEQEPDCKEILPLMELAFSYFQSRPRKLILTFGLSGSGKSFFSQHLVGPLRAVRLRSDIERNRLSKSKKLGENVYSSESKEAVYLHLLECAKSILLGGMSVIVDATFLDPERREPFFELASEIGCELVVLQFEAPDSILKERVAKRQHDGGDASEADLTVLEKQQREFQPLSETESQFAVRVDTTLDRKDCVEKIVSAIHGGG; this is translated from the coding sequence TGATGGCAGGAACGACTGTGATCTCATTGAAACGCATATTTCCTGGGTCGTCCTCGCAGGTAATCGAGGTTGGAAGATCAAGAAGCCTGTCGATCTCGGGTTCGCGGACTTTTCAACTCTTGAATTGAGGAAGCACTTTTGCGAAGAAGAGTTGCGACTCAACAGCCGCTTGGCTCCAGAGATTTATCGTCGAGTGGTTCCAATTACTGGGACGGTTGACCAACCTGAAGTCGATGGATCAGGCGAAATCATCGATTATGCAGTGGAGATGCAACGCTTCCCAGTTGGTCGAATCCTGTCAGAGATGATTGGAACGGCACAGGTTGAAAATCGTCACTTCGAGACTTTGGCCGAAGACGTCGCAGAATTTCATCAGAGCGTTCTAATAGCCCGGACAGATTCAAAATTTGGTTCGCCCGAGAAGGTGTGGACGCCTGTTGCTGAGAACTTTGAACAACTCAAGTTGCGAATTTCTGAAGAACCCTCGCTGAAAGTTCTCGATAGAGTAGAGCAAGAAGCAGAGCGGGAGTGGCAATCGCTGGAGAAGTTGGTTTCAGAACGAAAGCAAGAAGGGTTCATCCGAGAGTGTCATGGAGATATGCACCTCGGGAATATGGTGCTTTTAAATGACAGAGTCCGAATTTTCGACGGCATCGACTTCAATGAGGAGTTGCGGTGGATTGATGTGATTTGCGAAGCGGCATTCGTGGTGATGGATCTCGATCATCTCGGAAGGTCTCAGGCAGCAATGCTTTTCTTGAATAAGTATTGCGAAGAGACTGGTGATTACCATGGCCTCAGGCTGCTTTCATTTTATGCGAGCTACCTGGCAATGGTCCGCGCGAAAGTTGCTGCGATTCGGCGAACACAGCAAGTCGAAGATGAGCAAGAACCTGACTGCAAAGAGATTCTCCCCCTGATGGAACTCGCTTTCAGCTACTTTCAAAGTCGACCGCGAAAGCTAATTCTCACCTTCGGCTTGTCCGGCAGCGGAAAATCGTTTTTCTCACAGCACTTAGTGGGGCCACTCCGAGCGGTCCGCTTAAGGTCCGATATCGAGCGAAACCGGTTGAGCAAATCGAAGAAGTTGGGAGAGAACGTTTATTCGTCCGAGTCGAAGGAAGCAGTTTACCTGCATCTCCTTGAGTGCGCCAAATCTATCCTTCTCGGCGGAATGTCTGTCATCGTCGATGCGACTTTTCTTGATCCTGAACGACGGGAGCCATTCTTCGAACTTGCCAGCGAGATCGGATGCGAACTCGTCGTTCTGCAATTTGAGGCACCAGATTCCATTCTGAAAGAACGGGTCGCAAAACGTCAGCATGATGGGGGCGACGCCTCCGAAGCCGATCTTACTGTACTCGAAAAACAACAACGGGAATTTCAACCGCTCTCAGAAACGGAATCGCAATTCGCTGTACGGGTCGATACGACTCTTGATCGAAAAGACTGCGTCGAAAAGATCGTCTCGGCAATTCATGGCGGAGGTTGA
- a CDS encoding ABC transporter ATP-binding protein — protein sequence MYQLQSVNQIYERRGKRVIALDDSNLSIHDNDFIAVVGPSGSGKTTLLSILGGMLTPTSGQVFLNGESIYDLSVQQRTELRASKIGFVFQSFNLVTWLTAQENVQVPLMLSGKSDAEQKQRASELLDRVGLADRMDHLPAELSQGQQQRVALARTLANDPRVILADEPTGNLDSETREQVMNYLSEFHRDGRTIVMVTHDQQTAAFANRTVRLVNGMTSEGDESMAA from the coding sequence ATGTATCAGCTTCAGTCAGTGAATCAGATTTACGAACGTCGCGGCAAGCGAGTGATTGCTCTCGATGATTCAAACTTGTCCATTCACGACAACGATTTCATCGCTGTCGTTGGCCCGAGCGGAAGCGGAAAGACAACGCTTCTTTCAATCCTCGGCGGAATGCTGACCCCCACATCAGGCCAGGTATTTCTTAACGGGGAATCAATTTACGATCTGTCTGTTCAACAAAGAACGGAGCTTAGAGCGAGCAAGATCGGATTTGTCTTCCAGTCTTTTAATCTCGTCACTTGGCTGACGGCACAGGAGAACGTCCAAGTCCCATTGATGCTTTCAGGGAAATCTGACGCAGAGCAAAAGCAACGTGCTTCCGAGCTACTCGATCGTGTCGGGCTAGCCGATCGAATGGATCACCTGCCTGCCGAATTGAGCCAGGGACAGCAACAACGTGTCGCGCTCGCTCGCACTCTAGCTAACGATCCCCGCGTGATTCTCGCAGATGAGCCGACCGGAAACCTCGACTCCGAAACGCGCGAACAGGTCATGAATTACTTGTCCGAATTCCATCGCGATGGACGCACAATCGTGATGGTCACTCACGACCAACAGACAGCTGCGTTCGCCAATCGAACTGTCCGACTCGTCAATGGAATGACCAGCGAAGGCGATGAATCGATGGCTGCCTAA
- a CDS encoding FtsX-like permease family protein produces the protein MKLRTMIWKELWQRPTPMLTSLMAVTFGVAALVAIQNITDSSEKKIASDMEALGANVLVLPPSVTLQDYYGADLHGKTMPEEYVSRLALARMPGVENLAPKLCVETSVDSIPVTLTGILPQSEFQAKAAWQGLGMITNPIGTDRGCCTTTANLNTDNDPNSLATNRTVQDLGDREVIIGRDLAKQLDVQSGAELNLFGETFRVLTVLPSTGTIDDGRLFAHLHSVQDLSGAGPVINVIEIMACCEEAAGSLITNLSAELPETRVITIAQVVDTQISVNRLMGSLSWVFFSILLLVGAASIASVMYANVIERRKEIGTLMALGASRSFVTQMFLGKAMILGCAGGVLGFVFGTALAIFLGPQLLGITVQPIPQLLLVGLAAATTVSVAASIFPARKAAGLDPCLVFSE, from the coding sequence ATGAAGCTTCGAACAATGATCTGGAAGGAACTCTGGCAGCGTCCCACACCAATGCTGACAAGCCTGATGGCCGTCACATTTGGAGTCGCTGCACTTGTTGCGATTCAGAACATCACCGACTCTTCGGAGAAAAAAATCGCCAGCGACATGGAAGCATTAGGAGCAAACGTTCTGGTCTTGCCGCCGAGTGTCACGCTTCAGGATTACTATGGCGCGGACCTGCACGGAAAGACGATGCCGGAAGAGTACGTCAGTCGGCTCGCCCTCGCTCGTATGCCCGGAGTTGAAAATCTCGCCCCAAAACTCTGTGTCGAAACTTCTGTCGATTCCATTCCGGTCACGTTGACGGGCATCCTTCCTCAAAGTGAATTCCAGGCGAAGGCTGCATGGCAAGGCCTGGGAATGATCACTAATCCTATTGGAACAGATCGCGGCTGTTGTACAACGACTGCAAATCTAAACACCGATAACGATCCCAACTCACTGGCCACCAATCGAACCGTTCAGGACCTCGGTGATAGAGAAGTCATCATCGGACGCGATCTGGCCAAACAACTCGACGTCCAGTCAGGGGCTGAACTGAATCTCTTTGGAGAGACATTTCGCGTGCTGACAGTCTTGCCATCGACAGGCACAATCGACGACGGCAGACTCTTCGCCCACCTGCACAGTGTTCAGGACCTGTCCGGAGCCGGACCTGTCATCAACGTCATCGAAATTATGGCATGCTGTGAAGAAGCTGCTGGAAGCCTGATTACAAACCTCTCCGCTGAGCTTCCGGAAACAAGAGTGATCACGATCGCCCAGGTTGTCGACACGCAGATTTCCGTCAATCGGCTGATGGGAAGCTTATCGTGGGTCTTCTTTTCGATCCTGTTACTCGTCGGAGCCGCGAGCATCGCGAGCGTGATGTATGCCAACGTCATCGAACGCCGCAAAGAAATCGGAACGTTGATGGCACTCGGTGCGAGCCGCTCGTTCGTCACTCAAATGTTCCTCGGCAAAGCCATGATCCTCGGATGCGCGGGCGGTGTACTCGGGTTTGTCTTTGGAACGGCTCTCGCGATCTTTCTCGGACCGCAGCTACTCGGGATTACCGTTCAACCCATCCCGCAATTGTTACTCGTCGGTTTGGCTGCCGCCACCACAGTTTCTGTCGCAGCGAGTATCTTCCCAGCCCGCAAGGCCGCAGGTCTCGACCCTTGTCTCGTCTTCAGTGAATAG
- a CDS encoding efflux RND transporter permease subunit: MLNAVIRFSLQNRLVVIAAAMFLIGFGSWQAMQSQIDVFPDLNRPRVVIMTEAPGLAPEEVETLITFPIETAMNGANGVQEVRSSSGVGISVVYVEFDWGTDIYNDRQIVNERLQLVQERMPEGVSPTLAPISSIMGQILMVGIWSENNETESLELRTLTDWVVRQRLLTIPGVSQVFTMGGGRKQFQVLVDPDAMLRFGVTLHEVKQAVQDSNENATGGYLDEQGPNELLVRALGRVQSIEDLQKVVVATRSGRPVALAQIATVIEGPQVKRGDSAAYTRDEDGQFSGGPAVVLTINKQPGADTRRVTDSIMAAIEELRPTLPDDLRIEPLYTQKSFIDRAIENVVEALRDGGILVVVILFLFLMNLRTTFITLTAIPLSLVMTAIVFSIFGISINTMTLGGLAVAIGELVDDAIVDVENIFRRLKDNRASANPKHPLLVVFQASVEVRNSIVFGTMIVILVFLPLFALSGMEGRLFTPLGVAYIVSILSSLLVSLTVTPVLSYWLLGKQKFSETEKDGFVLRGVKWIGERVIRFSLAFPRLNLLATTFLVFIAGLFVTSLDRDFLPPFNEGAIQLNVILPPGTSLETSNAIGQKVERRLQEIEDVTKFVRRTGRAELDEHAEGVNMSEIILELDPESEQSREDQLTEIREAMADIPGIVTAVEQPIAHLISHMLSGVKAQIGIKVYGDDLDKLRRTAEQMKVSMQSVPGVKDLLVEPQVVIPQLRIELDRDKLLLYGLNSAEVNDFIETAMNGQVVSEVLVGQRTFDLLIRLDENYREDLQQLRRLTIELEDGGKLPLEAVARIYESGGPNTVNRENVRRRIVLQCNVSDRGVVDVVEDIRKQVQPIVEDLPAGYFVEYSGQFESQQSASRVIGLLFMVSMIGVFLVLFTMFRSINLSLQVMMALPMALIGSVAALVITGQSLTVAAMVGFISLAGIASRNGILLLNHYLHLVKYEGEDWSKSMIIRAGLERLAPVLMTALTSGIGLVPLVLAAGEPGKEILYPVATVILGGLISSTLLDFFVHPALFYLIGMKEAERVVNESTTEVLLIEEDDVPHGSQVD; encoded by the coding sequence ATGCTGAACGCAGTGATCCGATTTTCGCTTCAAAACCGATTGGTTGTTATCGCTGCTGCGATGTTTCTGATCGGATTCGGTAGCTGGCAAGCAATGCAGTCTCAGATCGATGTCTTCCCCGATCTCAATCGTCCACGCGTTGTCATCATGACAGAAGCCCCCGGACTGGCACCTGAAGAAGTTGAAACACTGATTACGTTCCCCATCGAAACAGCGATGAACGGAGCCAATGGAGTCCAGGAAGTTCGAAGCTCGTCGGGAGTCGGAATCTCCGTCGTCTATGTGGAATTCGACTGGGGCACCGACATTTACAACGATCGCCAGATTGTCAATGAGCGGCTGCAACTCGTTCAAGAGAGAATGCCCGAAGGAGTCAGCCCAACACTCGCTCCCATCTCTTCGATTATGGGACAGATCCTCATGGTCGGAATCTGGAGCGAGAACAACGAAACGGAGTCGCTCGAACTTCGCACACTTACGGATTGGGTTGTCAGGCAGCGTCTGCTGACGATTCCCGGAGTATCGCAAGTGTTCACCATGGGCGGAGGACGAAAGCAGTTTCAGGTGTTGGTTGACCCTGATGCCATGTTGCGTTTTGGTGTCACGCTGCACGAAGTAAAACAAGCCGTGCAGGACAGCAACGAAAACGCCACCGGCGGCTATCTGGACGAGCAAGGCCCCAATGAATTGCTTGTTCGAGCCTTGGGACGTGTCCAATCGATCGAGGATTTGCAGAAAGTCGTCGTCGCAACTCGTTCAGGCCGACCGGTCGCTCTCGCTCAAATCGCCACAGTGATCGAAGGACCTCAGGTGAAACGCGGTGACAGTGCTGCCTATACCCGCGACGAAGACGGTCAATTCTCTGGTGGTCCTGCTGTCGTCCTCACGATCAACAAACAACCGGGAGCCGACACTCGAAGAGTGACTGATTCCATTATGGCAGCCATTGAGGAACTGCGCCCCACATTGCCGGACGATCTGCGAATCGAACCACTCTACACACAGAAGTCGTTCATCGACCGAGCAATTGAGAACGTCGTCGAAGCGTTGCGTGATGGGGGGATTCTGGTTGTCGTTATCCTCTTTCTGTTTTTAATGAATCTTCGCACAACTTTTATCACACTCACTGCCATTCCTCTGTCACTTGTGATGACAGCGATCGTGTTCTCTATCTTTGGGATTTCGATCAACACCATGACCTTGGGAGGGCTCGCGGTCGCGATTGGCGAATTGGTTGATGACGCCATCGTCGACGTCGAAAACATCTTCCGACGACTCAAAGACAATCGAGCGAGTGCCAACCCAAAGCATCCGCTGCTCGTCGTTTTTCAGGCAAGCGTTGAAGTTCGCAACTCGATCGTGTTCGGAACGATGATTGTCATCCTCGTCTTCCTCCCTCTTTTCGCACTGTCCGGAATGGAGGGCCGGTTGTTCACACCACTGGGTGTTGCATACATCGTCTCGATCCTCTCTTCGTTGCTGGTCTCTTTAACAGTGACCCCTGTCCTTTCGTACTGGCTGCTCGGAAAGCAAAAGTTCTCAGAAACTGAAAAGGACGGATTCGTACTCCGAGGTGTGAAGTGGATCGGCGAACGAGTGATTCGTTTCAGCTTGGCATTTCCAAGATTGAATCTCTTGGCAACGACATTCCTGGTTTTCATCGCAGGCCTCTTTGTCACGAGCCTCGACCGTGACTTCCTTCCTCCTTTCAACGAGGGAGCTATTCAGCTCAATGTCATCCTTCCACCGGGAACATCTTTGGAAACATCGAACGCCATCGGCCAGAAAGTCGAACGTCGCCTGCAGGAAATCGAAGACGTGACAAAGTTTGTACGTCGAACCGGCCGAGCGGAACTCGACGAACATGCTGAAGGGGTCAACATGAGCGAAATCATTCTTGAGCTCGACCCAGAGTCAGAACAGTCTCGCGAGGATCAACTCACAGAAATTCGTGAAGCGATGGCTGATATCCCCGGAATTGTAACTGCGGTCGAACAGCCGATCGCACACCTCATCTCACATATGCTTTCCGGAGTGAAAGCTCAAATTGGTATCAAAGTCTACGGGGACGATCTCGATAAGCTGCGGCGCACCGCAGAACAAATGAAGGTGTCGATGCAGTCTGTGCCTGGCGTCAAAGACCTTCTCGTCGAGCCTCAAGTCGTGATCCCCCAGCTTCGAATCGAACTCGATCGGGACAAACTTCTGCTCTACGGTCTGAATTCCGCCGAGGTGAATGACTTCATTGAAACAGCTATGAATGGTCAGGTTGTATCGGAAGTTCTCGTGGGGCAACGCACGTTCGATCTCCTCATTCGTCTCGATGAAAACTATCGCGAAGACCTCCAGCAACTGCGACGACTGACGATCGAACTGGAAGACGGAGGTAAGCTGCCGCTCGAAGCGGTGGCGAGGATTTATGAATCCGGGGGTCCAAACACAGTCAACAGAGAGAACGTTCGTCGAAGAATTGTCCTTCAATGTAACGTCTCCGATCGCGGTGTCGTGGACGTCGTCGAAGACATTCGAAAACAGGTCCAACCGATTGTCGAGGACCTTCCCGCCGGATACTTCGTCGAATACAGCGGGCAGTTCGAGAGCCAACAGTCAGCTTCACGAGTCATTGGACTGTTGTTCATGGTTTCGATGATCGGAGTTTTTCTCGTTCTGTTCACGATGTTCCGCTCCATCAATCTTTCGCTGCAAGTCATGATGGCCCTTCCGATGGCCTTGATCGGGTCGGTGGCAGCTCTCGTGATCACAGGTCAGTCACTCACCGTAGCTGCCATGGTCGGTTTCATTTCACTGGCAGGAATCGCATCGCGGAACGGAATCTTACTCCTCAATCATTATCTGCATCTCGTCAAATACGAAGGAGAAGACTGGAGCAAGAGCATGATCATCCGTGCTGGTCTGGAAAGGCTGGCTCCCGTTTTGATGACTGCTCTCACTTCCGGAATTGGTCTCGTGCCTCTTGTTCTCGCTGCAGGAGAACCGGGGAAGGAGATTCTGTACCCGGTCGCGACGGTCATCCTGGGCGGGCTGATCAGCTCGACCCTGCTCGACTTCTTCGTTCACCCCGCTTTGTTCTACCTGATCGGGATGAAAGAAGCTGAACGCGTCGTCAACGAGTCAACAACTGAGGTCCTGTTGATTGAGGAAGATGACGTCCCGCATGGCTCCCAAGTCGACTGA
- a CDS encoding efflux RND transporter periplasmic adaptor subunit: MNTQNRTYFPKWAWWTGLTIVVLICGVTWSQWFPGLNSWVERTVSAFRAGETETGAGSHEEHDSHDDHDHGSHEGHQDESSLELSEQAMRNIGLTEETLLPVQLETFWRSITVPALIVERPGRTRVQVATPMTGVITDVHAVAGEAVEPGTLLFQIRLTHEDLVQAQTEFLKTLGELDVEEREITRLEAVTSSGAVAGKLLLDREYARDKLTALLRAQREALRLHGLSEGQVNQISEERRLLRELQIFAPTIDNHEPEELQLTRSAAQRFNTESGSLLDRTQLVTHIGPLILQDLSVHKGQSVNAGETLCVLTDYEELLIEGMAFEQDFEEIREASKNEWPLDAIFERAGSGNRVLEGLEIAYLANQVDTGTRTLKFYVRLHNELIKDRRDSGNRYVEWKYLPGQRLQLRIPVEEWPEQIVVPVDAVAREGVESFVFQQNGDHFDRVPVHVKYRDQFSVVIANDGSLYPGDVIATQGAHQMQMALKNMSGGGVDPHAGHNH, encoded by the coding sequence ATGAACACACAAAACCGGACTTATTTCCCAAAATGGGCGTGGTGGACCGGACTCACAATTGTCGTCCTCATCTGCGGAGTGACATGGTCTCAGTGGTTTCCAGGTCTCAATTCCTGGGTCGAGCGGACGGTTTCTGCATTTCGAGCAGGTGAGACAGAAACTGGTGCCGGTTCGCATGAGGAACACGACTCCCATGATGACCACGATCACGGGTCTCACGAGGGACACCAGGACGAGTCGTCGCTTGAGCTTTCGGAACAAGCGATGCGGAACATCGGGCTGACCGAAGAAACTTTGCTTCCGGTCCAACTCGAGACGTTTTGGCGATCGATCACCGTTCCTGCACTCATCGTTGAACGGCCCGGCAGGACGAGAGTTCAGGTTGCCACTCCCATGACCGGAGTCATCACTGACGTCCATGCTGTAGCGGGTGAAGCCGTTGAACCGGGGACTCTGCTCTTCCAAATCCGCCTGACGCATGAAGACCTCGTCCAGGCTCAAACGGAGTTCCTGAAAACGCTTGGAGAACTGGATGTCGAGGAACGTGAAATCACCCGACTCGAAGCTGTCACCAGCAGCGGGGCGGTCGCTGGCAAACTGCTCCTCGATCGCGAATACGCCCGCGACAAGCTCACAGCGCTGCTGCGAGCACAACGTGAAGCACTCAGGCTTCACGGGCTCTCAGAAGGGCAAGTTAATCAAATCTCCGAAGAGCGTCGATTACTACGAGAACTGCAGATCTTCGCTCCGACGATCGACAATCACGAGCCCGAAGAACTGCAACTGACGCGTTCGGCAGCACAGAGGTTCAATACTGAATCGGGATCACTGCTCGACAGAACACAACTTGTCACGCACATCGGACCACTCATTCTTCAGGATCTCAGTGTACATAAAGGTCAGTCAGTCAATGCTGGGGAAACTCTTTGTGTTCTCACGGATTATGAAGAGTTGCTAATTGAAGGTATGGCTTTCGAACAAGACTTTGAAGAGATCCGAGAAGCTTCGAAGAACGAATGGCCGCTCGATGCCATCTTCGAAAGAGCAGGTTCCGGAAATCGCGTTCTGGAAGGGCTAGAGATCGCCTATCTCGCCAATCAAGTTGATACCGGAACTCGAACGTTGAAGTTCTATGTTCGGCTTCACAACGAATTGATCAAGGATCGACGCGATAGTGGCAACCGCTATGTCGAATGGAAATATCTGCCCGGTCAACGCCTACAGCTGCGCATCCCCGTCGAAGAGTGGCCAGAGCAGATTGTCGTCCCGGTCGATGCCGTCGCACGTGAAGGCGTCGAATCGTTCGTCTTTCAGCAGAACGGAGACCACTTCGATCGCGTCCCGGTTCATGTCAAATACCGAGATCAGTTTTCTGTAGTCATTGCCAACGATGGCTCTCTCTACCCGGGTGACGTGATCGCTACGCAAGGTGCTCATCAGATGCAGATGGCTCTGAAGAACATGTCTGGAGGTGGAGTCGATCCGCACGCGGGACACAACCATTAA